One Phyllobacterium sp. T1293 DNA window includes the following coding sequences:
- a CDS encoding efflux RND transporter periplasmic adaptor subunit, with protein MKRLGLLIAFVVLAGLGYMFLYPHLNAPPAGKGPTTVATATSGKSSGKGRSAAVPSIVAATAKTEDVPISKTVVGNIEPIDTVVIRPQADGVVMVTSVKDGQMVKTGDVLFQLDDRTIRATIDKDKAALAKDQANLDSANQDLIAAQALSNRKIDTQQQAYQALAAVNALKASIAMDQAQIEADQVQLSYMTIKAPIDGRVGVVNTSVGNLVRMADTGSGLLTITRMAPLRVSFTVAESDLPVLRDAMKERPLNVLIKVPGSKNVVASGPLNFVDSSVDTASGTIVLKADVANDNGALWPGQYVTATVEIGTHKDAVTVPLIAIQQGNDGTFAFVVGADKKVVKQAVTVVETVGDTAVTTAGLKSGDHVVINGQLHLQDGSSVIETVADSDSSVPALSANEVTDPIKTDTVQ; from the coding sequence GTGAAACGTCTGGGTCTTTTGATCGCGTTCGTTGTGTTGGCCGGGCTCGGCTATATGTTTCTCTACCCGCACCTGAATGCGCCACCAGCCGGAAAAGGCCCGACGACGGTTGCCACGGCAACATCAGGCAAAAGCTCGGGCAAGGGGCGGTCTGCAGCCGTTCCTTCCATTGTGGCCGCCACGGCAAAGACCGAAGATGTGCCCATTTCAAAGACTGTTGTCGGCAATATTGAGCCGATTGATACGGTTGTTATCCGTCCGCAAGCCGATGGTGTGGTGATGGTAACGAGCGTCAAGGACGGCCAGATGGTCAAAACTGGTGACGTGCTTTTTCAGCTTGATGACCGGACAATCCGAGCGACGATCGACAAGGACAAGGCGGCTTTGGCCAAGGATCAGGCCAATCTTGATTCAGCCAATCAGGACCTTATTGCCGCTCAAGCCCTGTCAAACCGGAAAATCGATACACAGCAGCAGGCCTATCAGGCGCTTGCTGCTGTCAATGCGTTGAAGGCATCAATCGCCATGGATCAGGCGCAGATCGAGGCGGATCAGGTCCAGCTTTCCTATATGACCATCAAGGCACCGATTGATGGGCGTGTCGGCGTGGTCAATACATCGGTCGGCAATCTTGTACGCATGGCTGACACCGGCAGCGGCCTTTTGACCATCACCCGCATGGCGCCGTTGCGCGTGTCGTTCACGGTCGCCGAAAGCGATCTGCCTGTGTTGCGCGATGCGATGAAGGAACGTCCTCTCAACGTCCTTATCAAAGTCCCCGGCAGCAAGAATGTTGTGGCCTCGGGGCCACTTAATTTCGTTGATTCCAGTGTTGATACGGCGTCCGGCACCATCGTCCTGAAAGCCGATGTGGCCAATGACAATGGCGCGCTCTGGCCCGGTCAATACGTGACTGCAACAGTGGAAATCGGCACGCACAAGGATGCTGTGACTGTTCCGCTGATAGCGATCCAACAGGGCAATGATGGTACATTTGCCTTTGTCGTGGGCGCTGACAAGAAGGTCGTTAAACAGGCTGTTACCGTGGTGGAAACGGTCGGCGATACCGCCGTGACCACGGCGGGATTGAAATCAGGCGATCATGTGGTCATCAACGGTCAATTGCACCTGCAGGATGGGTCGAGCGTCATTGAAACCGTGGCGGATTCTGACAGTTCCGTTCCCGCGCTTTCTGCCAATGAAGTGACTGACCCGATCAAGACGGATACGGTTCAATGA
- a CDS encoding efflux RND transporter permease subunit, translating into MNISAIFIRRPIATILLSVALAASGLFAYQFLPVAALPQVDFPVVSVSAQLPGAAPDTMANAVATPLIKQFATIPSVSTISATSTQGQTRVTIEFELDRNIDQAAADVEAAIARTLRQLPANMTTPPSYRKTNPADAPILLIALQSDTAQLSKLDDYAEQVISPSLSTVDGVGEVQVFGAKQFAVRIEVDPNAMTARGIGIDELTNAVADNNSIAPVGTLTSPTQQMAIEADTQSKNADTFRQILIASPNGKPVRLGDVARVVDSVANTQTESRYDGKKALVLAVFRQPGANTVDVVDRVRTMLPKFAEELGASTKLNVLNDRSTSIRQAVSDVQFTLVLIIGLVVMVIFVFLRRIAATLIPTVAVPLSLIATLGVMYVFGFSIDNISLLGLTLSVGLVVDDAIVMLENISRHIEDGMSPREAALKGSEEIGFTIVSITASLVAVFIPVLLMGGVVGRIFNEFAVVVTVAIVASALISLTLTPMLCSHMPATPHEKEGKKPFTERIFDAVLGAYRRMLDICLRFRVVVLGVFLLTVVATLYLFSSIDKGFLPTEDIGQLSISTEARQDISFDAMVALQKQVADVLMSKPYVAHVASTIGGGFNSSSLNQGSFFVELKPKAQRLALDPLLTDLRQSLAKVPGINSYPIAIQNLRIGSTSSRAQYQFVLQGINADDLYPWSQKFLLALQQDRQYFADVTSDLQNNALQANLVIDADKARLLGITSTQLRNSLYYAFGTNQASTIFSTGDSYEVILELDPSIPWTTDKLDQMQIRSTTTNKLIPLSAFAHVERRAGLLAVSQLSQLPAVTISFNLPQGVALGRAVEEINKIKAELNVPDSIGSTFTGTAKVFQQALSNQGLLIGAAILTIYIVLGILYESFIHPLTILTGLPAAAAGALATLELFGFDLSVIAIIGMLMLIGIVKKNAIMMVDFALVRQRAGDSPHDAIREACLVRFRPIMMTTLAALMGTLPIAIGAGASSELRQPLGVAVVGGLFASQILTLFITPVIFLYMEDMSRGSVNLWRKLFNKGRAPTVPHAAE; encoded by the coding sequence ATGAACATATCCGCAATCTTCATTCGCCGTCCCATTGCAACAATCCTTCTTTCCGTTGCGCTGGCGGCATCGGGGCTTTTTGCTTACCAGTTTCTGCCCGTGGCGGCATTGCCGCAGGTGGATTTTCCTGTTGTATCGGTTTCTGCTCAATTGCCGGGCGCGGCACCCGATACGATGGCCAATGCGGTGGCAACGCCGCTGATCAAACAATTTGCCACGATACCCTCGGTTTCGACCATCAGCGCGACGAGTACGCAGGGACAGACCCGCGTTACCATTGAATTTGAGCTTGACCGGAACATCGATCAGGCGGCAGCCGACGTCGAGGCGGCTATCGCGCGCACATTGAGGCAATTGCCGGCGAACATGACAACGCCGCCGAGCTACCGCAAGACCAACCCCGCCGACGCTCCAATCCTGCTGATCGCGTTGCAGAGCGACACGGCGCAACTGTCCAAGCTTGATGACTATGCCGAGCAGGTGATCTCGCCATCACTTTCAACCGTGGATGGGGTGGGCGAAGTGCAGGTATTCGGTGCCAAGCAGTTTGCCGTGCGTATCGAGGTTGATCCCAATGCCATGACGGCGCGCGGTATTGGTATCGATGAACTGACCAATGCTGTCGCCGACAACAATTCGATTGCGCCAGTGGGAACACTGACGAGCCCAACCCAGCAGATGGCCATTGAAGCCGATACGCAATCGAAGAATGCCGATACGTTCAGGCAGATTCTGATTGCCTCTCCCAATGGCAAGCCGGTTCGTCTGGGCGATGTGGCGCGCGTGGTGGATTCCGTAGCGAACACGCAGACCGAAAGCCGTTACGATGGCAAGAAGGCGCTTGTGCTCGCCGTTTTCCGCCAGCCCGGTGCCAATACGGTTGACGTGGTGGACCGGGTCCGCACCATGCTGCCAAAATTTGCCGAAGAGCTTGGCGCATCCACCAAACTCAACGTGCTCAATGACCGCTCGACCTCCATCCGGCAGGCGGTGTCTGACGTGCAGTTTACGCTCGTTCTGATCATCGGACTTGTGGTCATGGTAATCTTCGTGTTCCTGCGCCGCATCGCAGCGACGCTTATTCCGACGGTCGCTGTACCGCTGTCGCTGATAGCGACGCTGGGTGTGATGTATGTCTTTGGCTTTTCCATCGACAATATCTCCCTGCTTGGCCTGACGCTTTCAGTGGGGCTCGTCGTGGACGACGCCATCGTCATGCTGGAAAACATATCCCGGCATATCGAGGACGGCATGTCGCCGCGTGAAGCCGCGCTCAAGGGCAGCGAGGAAATCGGCTTTACCATCGTCTCCATCACCGCCTCGCTTGTTGCGGTATTTATCCCCGTCCTGCTGATGGGCGGTGTGGTGGGGCGCATCTTCAATGAGTTTGCCGTTGTTGTCACCGTGGCGATTGTCGCCTCGGCGCTGATATCCCTGACATTGACGCCGATGCTGTGCAGCCACATGCCCGCCACCCCGCATGAGAAGGAGGGCAAAAAGCCGTTTACGGAACGGATTTTCGATGCGGTTCTCGGCGCCTACCGGCGCATGCTTGATATCTGCCTGCGCTTTCGCGTCGTTGTTCTTGGCGTCTTCCTTCTGACCGTTGTCGCGACGCTTTATCTGTTCTCCTCCATCGACAAGGGCTTCCTGCCGACCGAAGATATCGGCCAGCTTTCCATTTCCACCGAAGCGCGGCAGGACATTTCTTTTGATGCCATGGTGGCTTTGCAGAAACAGGTTGCCGATGTTCTGATGAGCAAGCCCTATGTCGCGCATGTGGCGTCGACAATTGGCGGCGGGTTCAATTCTTCCAGCCTCAATCAGGGCAGTTTCTTTGTTGAACTGAAACCGAAAGCGCAGCGTCTGGCGCTCGATCCGCTGCTGACGGATTTGCGCCAGTCGCTGGCCAAGGTTCCGGGTATCAACAGCTACCCCATTGCGATCCAGAACCTGCGCATCGGCAGCACGTCGTCGCGCGCGCAGTACCAGTTCGTCCTGCAGGGCATCAATGCCGATGATCTCTATCCATGGTCGCAAAAGTTCCTTCTGGCGCTGCAACAGGACAGGCAATATTTTGCCGATGTGACCAGCGACCTGCAGAACAATGCGTTGCAGGCCAATCTGGTCATTGATGCCGACAAGGCGCGGCTGCTGGGTATCACCTCGACGCAGTTGCGCAATTCGCTCTATTACGCCTTTGGCACCAATCAGGCTTCAACGATCTTTTCCACCGGTGACAGCTATGAGGTCATTCTGGAGTTGGACCCGTCCATTCCGTGGACGACCGACAAGCTCGACCAGATGCAGATACGCTCGACCACGACGAACAAGCTTATCCCGCTTTCCGCCTTCGCCCATGTGGAGCGGCGCGCCGGGCTGCTTGCGGTCAGCCAGTTGAGCCAGCTGCCCGCGGTGACGATTTCCTTCAACCTGCCGCAGGGCGTGGCGCTTGGCAGGGCGGTGGAAGAGATCAACAAGATCAAGGCGGAACTCAATGTTCCGGATTCGATTGGCTCAACCTTCACCGGCACGGCAAAAGTGTTCCAGCAAGCGCTGTCCAATCAGGGGTTGCTGATCGGTGCGGCTATCCTGACCATCTATATCGTGCTCGGTATTCTCTATGAGAGTTTTATCCATCCGCTGACCATTCTGACAGGTCTGCCAGCGGCTGCTGCTGGTGCGCTCGCGACGTTGGAGCTGTTCGGCTTTGATCTCAGCGTGATCGCGATTATCGGTATGCTGATGCTGATCGGCATCGTGAAGAAGAACGCGATCATGATGGTCGACTTTGCCCTTGTCCGGCAAAGGGCAGGCGATAGTCCGCATGATGCGATCCGCGAAGCCTGTCTTGTCCGGTTCCGCCCGATCATGATGACGACGCTCGCCGCGTTGATGGGTACGCTGCCGATTGCCATCGGCGCGGGTGCGAGTTCAGAGCTGCGCCAGCCGCTTGGCGTGGCCGTTGTCGGCGGCCTCTTTGCCTCGCAAATCCTGACGCTGTTCATCACGCCTGTGATCTTCCTCTACATGGAAGACATGTCGCGTGGCTCAGTAAACCTCTGGCGCAAGCTCTTCAACAAAGGTCGTGCGCCGACAGTACCGCACGCGGCGGAATAG
- a CDS encoding AMP-binding protein: MIRESYVHGASNQPLIGETIGRHFDHIAGRFPDRPALVVRHQDVRLTYSELRQRVDALAAGFIALGLQPGERIGIWSPNNVEWVLTQFATAKAGLILVNINPAYRSHELEYAVNKVGCSALILSPALKTSNYLDILREIAPEVASCAPGALKSKKLPTLHTVIRLGTEKTPGMLNFADVEEAATPQATEQLEALASVLQFDDPINIQFTSGTTGSPKGATLTHHNILNNGFFIGEAMRLTEIDRLCIPVPFYHCFGMVLGNLACLTHGSCMVIPSEAFDPLAVLQTVEAEKCTGLHGVPTMFIAILGHADFKTFDLSSLRTGIMAGSPCPIEVMRKVIQEMHQSEITIAYGMTETSPVSFQSSTTDPLERRVSTVGRIHPHVEVKIIDADGVIVAPGITGELLTRGYSVMRGYWGDEVNTAATIDAARWMHTGDLATIDAEGYCNIVGRIKDLVIRGGENIYPREIEEFLYTHPDIADVQVFGIPDSKYGECLCAWIKVRPDANLGEHEVIQFCKGKIAHYKVPAHIRFVEVFPMTVTGKIQKFIMRQAMIDELNLQEAKTA; this comes from the coding sequence ATGATCAGGGAAAGCTACGTTCACGGTGCCAGCAATCAGCCGTTGATTGGCGAGACGATCGGACGGCACTTTGACCACATTGCCGGGCGGTTTCCCGACCGCCCCGCGCTTGTGGTGCGGCATCAGGACGTGCGCCTCACCTATTCCGAACTGCGCCAACGCGTTGATGCACTGGCCGCAGGTTTCATTGCGCTTGGGCTTCAGCCCGGTGAGCGCATCGGCATCTGGTCGCCGAACAATGTTGAATGGGTCCTGACCCAGTTTGCCACCGCCAAAGCAGGTCTTATCCTCGTCAACATCAATCCTGCCTATCGCTCCCATGAGCTTGAATATGCCGTCAACAAGGTCGGCTGTTCCGCGCTCATTCTGTCTCCCGCGCTTAAAACCAGCAATTATCTTGATATATTGCGCGAAATCGCCCCTGAAGTAGCAAGTTGCGCGCCCGGCGCACTCAAGTCCAAGAAATTGCCAACACTGCACACCGTTATCCGTCTTGGCACCGAGAAAACGCCGGGAATGCTGAATTTCGCCGATGTCGAAGAGGCGGCAACCCCTCAAGCCACAGAACAGCTCGAAGCGCTCGCTTCCGTGCTGCAATTTGATGACCCGATCAACATCCAGTTCACCAGCGGCACCACAGGCAGTCCCAAGGGCGCGACGCTGACCCATCACAATATTCTCAACAATGGTTTCTTCATCGGCGAGGCCATGCGCCTTACGGAGATCGACCGTTTGTGCATTCCCGTGCCGTTTTACCACTGCTTTGGCATGGTTCTCGGCAATCTTGCCTGCCTCACCCATGGTTCCTGCATGGTCATCCCCAGCGAGGCGTTTGATCCGCTGGCGGTCCTGCAAACCGTGGAGGCGGAAAAGTGTACCGGACTGCATGGCGTGCCAACCATGTTCATCGCCATATTGGGCCATGCGGATTTCAAGACGTTTGATCTCAGCAGCCTGCGCACCGGCATCATGGCGGGTTCGCCCTGCCCCATCGAAGTCATGCGCAAGGTCATTCAGGAAATGCACCAGAGCGAAATCACCATCGCCTACGGGATGACGGAAACCAGCCCTGTCAGCTTCCAGAGTTCGACAACCGACCCGCTGGAGCGGCGGGTGTCCACGGTTGGGCGCATTCATCCGCATGTCGAGGTGAAAATCATCGATGCCGACGGCGTCATTGTTGCGCCCGGAATTACCGGCGAATTGCTCACACGCGGCTACAGTGTCATGCGGGGCTATTGGGGTGACGAGGTTAATACAGCGGCAACCATTGATGCTGCGCGGTGGATGCATACGGGCGATCTCGCCACCATTGATGCGGAAGGTTATTGCAACATAGTCGGCCGCATCAAGGATCTGGTCATCCGTGGCGGCGAGAACATCTATCCGCGCGAGATCGAGGAATTTCTCTATACCCACCCTGATATTGCCGATGTGCAGGTGTTCGGTATCCCTGATAGCAAATATGGCGAATGCCTCTGCGCCTGGATCAAGGTGCGTCCCGACGCCAATCTCGGCGAACACGAAGTCATCCAGTTTTGTAAAGGCAAAATCGCCCACTACAAGGTCCCGGCACATATCCGTTTTGTCGAGGTCTTTCCGATGACAGTCACCGGCAAGATACAGAAATTTATCATGCGGCAGGCCATGATTGATGAACTGAACCTGCAGGAAGCGAAAACCGCCTGA
- a CDS encoding ABC transporter ATP-binding protein, translated as MIKRFFAYYAPYKGLFALDFSCAVFSGLLELGFPMAVRAFIDVLLPSENWTYILLAAMGLLAVYLLNTGITAIVVYWGHKLGINIETEMRRKSFDHLQKLSFRFYDNNKTGHLVARVTKDLEEIGEVAHHGPEDLFIAVMTFIGAFLLMFYVNPHLAFLTLAIVPFVAWVASRYGGRMTRNWQNLYRRVGDFNVRIEENVGGMRVVQAFANEDHERDLFAHDNARYRETKLSAYRIMAASTSLNYMSMRLIQLIVMIAGSYFVITGSLSSGGFVSFLLLVTVFIRPIEKINSVIETYPKGIAGFKRYTELLDTEPDIADRPNATDVSGLQGNIRYDKVSFGYTSDRTALSNIDLEIRAGETVAFVGSSGAGKTTLCSLLPRFYEVVSGAITIDGVDIRDMTLASLRSQIGVVQQDVFLFGGSIRENIAYGRLDASDEDIVLAARRARLDEMIAGLPAGLETIVGERGVKLSGGQKQRLAIARMFLKNPPILILDEATSALDTQTEREIQASLAELAEGRTTLVIAHRLATIRNADRIVVVDDAQILEQGSHTELLAAGGAYKRLYQVQFCDAGAEIILDRFTKKS; from the coding sequence ATGATCAAACGTTTTTTTGCCTATTACGCACCCTATAAGGGGCTCTTCGCGCTGGACTTTTCCTGCGCTGTCTTTTCGGGTCTGCTGGAACTTGGTTTTCCGATGGCTGTTCGCGCCTTCATTGACGTGCTGCTGCCGAGTGAAAACTGGACCTACATTCTGCTGGCCGCGATGGGGCTTTTGGCCGTTTATCTGCTCAACACCGGTATTACCGCCATTGTTGTTTATTGGGGCCACAAGCTTGGCATCAACATCGAAACCGAGATGCGCCGCAAGAGCTTTGACCATCTGCAAAAGCTTTCCTTCCGTTTCTATGACAATAACAAGACCGGGCACCTCGTTGCCCGCGTGACCAAGGATCTGGAAGAGATCGGCGAAGTAGCCCATCACGGGCCGGAAGATCTGTTCATCGCTGTCATGACCTTCATCGGCGCCTTCCTGCTGATGTTCTACGTCAACCCGCATCTGGCATTTCTGACATTGGCAATTGTGCCCTTTGTGGCTTGGGTGGCGAGCCGTTATGGCGGGCGGATGACCCGCAACTGGCAAAACCTTTACCGCCGCGTTGGTGATTTCAACGTCCGTATCGAAGAGAATGTCGGCGGTATGCGTGTCGTTCAGGCTTTTGCGAATGAGGATCATGAGCGCGATCTTTTTGCCCATGACAATGCCCGCTACCGGGAAACCAAGCTCAGCGCCTACCGCATCATGGCGGCAAGCACCTCGCTGAACTATATGAGCATGCGCCTGATCCAGCTGATCGTCATGATCGCGGGCAGCTACTTCGTCATTACGGGAAGTCTTTCCAGCGGCGGCTTTGTCAGTTTCCTCCTGTTGGTGACTGTGTTCATTCGCCCAATCGAAAAGATCAACTCCGTCATCGAGACCTATCCGAAAGGCATTGCCGGTTTCAAACGCTATACCGAGCTGCTGGATACCGAGCCGGATATTGCCGACCGGCCAAATGCAACCGATGTGAGCGGGCTTCAGGGCAATATTCGCTACGACAAGGTGAGTTTCGGCTATACGTCAGACCGAACTGCCTTGAGCAATATCGACCTTGAAATCAGGGCTGGTGAGACGGTTGCTTTCGTCGGCTCCTCCGGGGCGGGAAAGACGACGCTGTGTTCATTGCTTCCGCGTTTCTATGAAGTTGTATCAGGTGCCATCACCATTGACGGTGTTGATATTCGCGACATGACCCTTGCCTCGTTGCGCAGCCAGATCGGCGTCGTCCAGCAGGACGTTTTTCTGTTCGGCGGCTCTATCCGCGAGAACATCGCCTATGGCCGTCTTGATGCTTCAGACGAAGACATTGTTCTGGCTGCGCGGCGTGCCCGTCTGGACGAGATGATTGCAGGTTTGCCTGCGGGGCTTGAAACCATCGTGGGTGAACGCGGCGTCAAACTCTCAGGCGGTCAGAAACAGCGGCTGGCCATTGCCCGCATGTTCCTGAAGAACCCGCCCATTCTCATTCTCGATGAGGCAACTTCGGCTTTGGATACGCAGACCGAGCGGGAAATTCAGGCATCCCTTGCCGAACTTGCCGAAGGCCGCACAACACTGGTCATCGCCCATCGTCTGGCGACCATCCGCAATGCGGATCGTATCGTTGTGGTTGATGACGCCCAAATCCTTGAACAGGGCAGCCATACCGAACTGCTGGCAGCTGGCGGCGCATATAAGCGCCTCTATCAGGTCCAGTTCTGTGACGCCGGTGCTGAAATCATCCTTGACCGGTTTACCAAAAAATCCTGA
- the mgtA gene encoding magnesium-translocating P-type ATPase encodes MNVILKNSALNAEKKDSRKLSMRAVREAQNDIDSTLANVRSHRDGLTIRDATERLTKDGANEVAHDRRPHALIQLLTAFNNPFIMVLIVLAAISAFTDCWLPMQSGDAPDPTKVIIIMVMVLASGIMRFVQEYRSGKAAESLKAMVRTTATVLRRHRVTMEGEVFEIPMRELVAGDVVRLSAGDMIPADVRLIESRDLYVSQAVLTGEAIPVEKYDTLGAIAEKSALGVASDQADMLDVPNICFMGTNVVSGTATAVVVATGSRTYFGSLAKSIVGSRAQTAFDRGINSVSWLLIRFMMVMVPVVFLINGVAKGDWVEALLFALAVAVGLTPEMLPMIVSSNLAKGAVAMARRKVVVKRLNAIQNFGAMDILCTDKTGTLTQDKIILEHHVDIHGKRDENVLRLAWLNSHHQSGVKNLMDQAVLRFTDASSDAMRSAAFYRKVDELPFDFIRRRLSVMVEGVAGEHLLVCKGAVEEMLTIATRMRDGKDVRVLDEASRKALTAIARSYNEDGFRVLVVATREIPAGDTKAQYGIGDESELIVEGFLTFLDPPKETAGPAIAALAEHGVSVKLLTGDNEVVSVKICREVGLEAGVPVLGREIEKLDDNALRLLVEERVVFAKLTPLQKSRVLKALQANGHTVGFLGDGINDAPALRDADVGISVDSGADIAKESADIILLEKSLMVLEEGVIKGRETFGNIMKYLNMTASSNFGNVFSVLVASAFIPFLPMLAIHLLIQNLMYDISQLALPWDKMDKEFLSKPRKWDAKNIGRFMLWIGPTSSIFDITTYALMWYVFAANAPEHQSLFQSGWFIEGLLSQTLVVHMLRTQKIPFIQSTAALPVLLMSMLVMGLGIYVPFSPLGTLVGLQPLPWSYFPWLAATLFSYCVVAQTMKTVYIRRFGQWF; translated from the coding sequence ATGAACGTTATTCTCAAAAATTCCGCGTTGAATGCGGAGAAGAAAGATAGCCGCAAGCTTTCGATGCGCGCTGTGCGGGAAGCACAGAATGATATCGACAGCACCCTTGCCAATGTCCGAAGCCACCGTGATGGTCTGACAATCCGCGACGCAACGGAGCGCCTGACCAAGGATGGTGCAAATGAAGTCGCCCATGATCGCCGCCCGCATGCGCTGATCCAGCTTCTGACTGCTTTCAACAATCCTTTCATCATGGTGCTGATTGTGCTGGCAGCCATCAGCGCCTTCACCGATTGCTGGCTGCCGATGCAGAGCGGCGATGCTCCCGATCCAACCAAGGTTATCATCATCATGGTCATGGTGCTGGCTAGCGGCATCATGCGCTTTGTGCAGGAATACCGTTCCGGCAAGGCGGCTGAATCTCTGAAAGCCATGGTGCGGACCACGGCAACCGTGCTCCGGCGTCATCGTGTGACGATGGAAGGCGAAGTGTTTGAAATCCCGATGCGCGAACTTGTGGCGGGTGATGTCGTGCGCCTGTCTGCCGGTGACATGATTCCGGCTGATGTGCGTCTGATTGAATCCCGCGATCTCTATGTCAGTCAGGCCGTTTTGACGGGTGAAGCCATTCCCGTCGAAAAGTACGACACACTGGGCGCGATTGCCGAAAAGTCGGCGCTGGGCGTTGCCTCGGATCAGGCTGATATGCTTGATGTACCCAATATCTGCTTCATGGGCACCAATGTGGTCAGTGGTACCGCTACGGCGGTTGTGGTGGCAACCGGGTCGCGCACCTATTTCGGATCACTCGCTAAATCCATTGTCGGCTCGCGTGCGCAGACCGCATTTGACCGGGGCATCAACAGCGTCAGCTGGCTGCTTATCCGGTTCATGATGGTGATGGTGCCGGTGGTGTTTCTCATCAACGGTGTTGCCAAGGGAGACTGGGTGGAAGCCCTGCTGTTCGCACTTGCGGTTGCTGTCGGTCTGACACCGGAAATGCTGCCGATGATCGTCTCGTCCAACCTTGCCAAGGGTGCCGTTGCCATGGCCCGGCGCAAGGTCGTGGTCAAGCGTCTGAATGCCATCCAGAACTTTGGCGCCATGGACATTCTTTGCACAGACAAGACGGGAACACTGACTCAGGATAAGATCATTCTGGAGCATCATGTTGATATCCATGGCAAGCGTGACGAGAATGTCCTGCGTCTGGCATGGCTTAACAGCCACCACCAGAGCGGTGTGAAAAACCTGATGGATCAGGCTGTCCTGCGCTTTACCGATGCATCGTCAGACGCCATGCGGTCAGCCGCTTTCTATCGCAAAGTTGACGAACTGCCGTTCGATTTCATTCGTCGCCGCCTGTCCGTGATGGTCGAGGGTGTCGCCGGTGAGCATCTGCTGGTCTGCAAGGGTGCAGTGGAAGAAATGCTGACCATTGCAACGCGGATGCGTGACGGCAAGGATGTGCGTGTGCTGGACGAGGCAAGCCGGAAGGCACTGACTGCTATCGCCCGTTCCTATAATGAAGATGGCTTTCGCGTTCTGGTGGTCGCTACCCGGGAAATTCCAGCCGGGGATACCAAGGCTCAATATGGCATCGGCGATGAGAGTGAGCTGATTGTCGAAGGTTTCCTGACCTTCCTCGATCCGCCGAAGGAAACCGCAGGTCCAGCCATTGCTGCGCTTGCCGAACATGGTGTCTCGGTCAAACTTCTGACCGGTGACAATGAGGTTGTCAGTGTCAAGATCTGCCGCGAGGTCGGGCTTGAGGCTGGTGTGCCGGTGCTTGGCCGCGAAATTGAAAAGCTTGATGACAATGCCCTGCGCCTTCTGGTGGAAGAGCGGGTCGTCTTTGCCAAGCTGACACCGCTACAGAAGTCGCGGGTGCTCAAAGCCTTGCAGGCTAATGGTCATACGGTTGGCTTTCTCGGTGATGGTATCAATGATGCACCAGCTTTACGCGATGCGGATGTGGGCATTTCGGTGGATAGCGGCGCGGATATCGCCAAGGAATCGGCTGATATCATCCTTCTGGAAAAGAGCCTGATGGTTCTGGAAGAAGGGGTCATCAAGGGCCGTGAGACCTTCGGCAACATCATGAAGTATCTGAACATGACCGCCAGCTCGAATTTCGGCAATGTTTTCTCGGTGCTTGTGGCCAGTGCGTTCATCCCGTTCCTGCCGATGCTCGCGATCCACCTGCTCATCCAGAACCTGATGTACGATATCTCGCAACTGGCCTTGCCATGGGACAAGATGGACAAGGAATTCTTGAGCAAGCCACGCAAGTGGGATGCGAAGAACATTGGCCGTTTCATGCTGTGGATCGGTCCAACCTCATCGATCTTCGACATCACGACCTATGCCCTGATGTGGTATGTTTTTGCGGCAAATGCACCGGAACATCAGTCGCTGTTCCAATCCGGCTGGTTCATTGAGGGCCTGTTGTCGCAGACGCTTGTTGTACACATGCTGCGCACGCAGAAGATCCCCTTCATCCAGAGCACCGCTGCCCTGCCGGTTCTCCTGATGTCGATGCTTGTCATGGGGCTTGGAATTTATGTTCCCTTCTCCCCACTCGGCACGTTGGTCGGATTGCAGCCTTTGCCATGGAGCTATTTTCCATGGCTGGCGGCAACACTGTTCAGCTACTGCGTCGTCGCCCAGACCATGAAGACTGTCTATATCCGCCGCTTTGGCCAGTGGTTCTAA
- a CDS encoding DUF2493 domain-containing protein, with protein sequence MRLLISGGRHFDDAAVILSELNRIHAEYPVTVLIHGGLPALGSTAEDWARQNDVHIVRYPANWSLLGKQADAKRNRFMLEDSRPDALLAFPGGRHLQELVQQARAQNIPVVTARVTERPSQGDADYCADSPEGDTLCQRACFAMTASTLSALQMG encoded by the coding sequence ATGCGCCTTTTGATCTCAGGCGGGCGGCATTTTGACGATGCTGCCGTCATCCTCAGCGAACTCAATCGCATCCATGCGGAATATCCTGTTACGGTTCTTATCCATGGCGGTTTGCCCGCGCTTGGCTCGACCGCCGAGGATTGGGCCCGGCAGAATGATGTTCATATTGTTCGCTATCCGGCCAACTGGTCTCTGTTGGGCAAACAGGCCGATGCAAAACGCAACCGGTTCATGCTTGAGGATAGCAGACCGGATGCACTGCTGGCCTTTCCCGGTGGCAGGCATTTGCAGGAACTGGTGCAGCAGGCACGCGCGCAGAACATACCGGTTGTGACTGCGCGTGTGACAGAGCGGCCGTCCCAAGGCGATGCCGATTATTGCGCCGACAGCCCGGAGGGCGACACGCTGTGCCAAAGGGCCTGCTTTGCCATGACGGCCAGCACCTTATCTGCCCTGCAGATGGGGTAA